AGGCTCATGATCTGAACCAAGTTGTAGATCACATGCTTATGGAATAGTTTACGTACATCAATCTCGATCAATCTAGCTACTAGAAGGCACCATCATCATATAATATACTTGCACCGACGTTGAGATCTGAAGCTAGCGCTAGCTATgatgtgatgactgatgagctACAACGAGATCGATGCATGCAGTAGTATAGAAAGAAAAGTACCTTGAAGTGTGGCACAGTGAGCTTGAGGAAGTCCGGGTTGGGCTGGAAGTCGGCGTCGAAGATGGCGACGAACTCGTAGTCCTTGACGTAGTCGCATGCCATGGCGGACTTGAGGTTGCCGGCCTTGTAGCCGGTGCGCGACAGGCGGTGGCGGTAGATGACGTTGACGCCGCGCTGGCTCCACTTGGTCACCTCCGCCTTGATCAGCATCTGGCACACCTCGTCGTCCGAGTCGTCCAGCACCTGGATCAGCAGCCGGTCCCGCGGCCAGTCCAACTCGCACACGTGCGAGATGGACGTCTCGTACACCTGCAGATTCATGCGTCCGTCACGTCACGTCCGTCCTAAGAAGCACTGTGACTCTGTGAGTATGTGCCACTACTGACCTCTTTCTCGTTGCACATGGGCATCTGGATGAGCACCATGGGGAAGTAGCCGTcggcgtcgtcgtcggcgtcaCCGTTGTTCTCGACATCCGCGCTCTTCCTTGCAGTTCCACGAGGCTTGATACCGCTGGACGCCGCCGGGATACGAGGCTTGATGCCGCGGATCTTGATCCAGAAGCACGCGAGGCACTGCACGATGCGGTCCACGGACTGCACCATGAAGAGCAGGATGCAGAAGCTGGACAGCTTCTGGATGGCCCAGGCGATGTAGTCGACGCGGAACTCCAGCCAGGCCACGTACGCCCGGTGCAGCCACCCCTGGATCTCCTGCCGCTCCGGCACGCGGAGGTGGTCGGGGAGGTGCCGCAGGTTCTCGGGAAGGTGCCGCAGGTGCTCGGGGAGGTGCTGCAGCTGCTCCTCCAGCTCCTGCAGGTTCCCCGGCAGGTGCTGCGGGAACTGCCACCCCTTGAGGTGCGCCACGGTCTCGAAGGCCAGCATGGCCAGGGAGAGCAGCAGGAACGCGCTCAGGAATCGCAGCATGACGCGGCCGCGGCCCGAGGCCTCGGCGTCCGGCTCGTCGTCCGCGTCGCGGCTGCGTCGCACGCGGCGGTTCACGGCGCCCAGGACGCCCCAGAAGCCACCGGCCAGCCAGGCCACGCACCCCACGGCGCGGTGCGCGCGCAGGAGCAGCACCCACGTGAACTGCTTCGCGTTCTTGCCCCGGGCCTTGTCGGAGGGCGGCATGCCGGGCCCGTCGATCTCCACCAGGGAGTAGGGGTTgtccatcttcaccaccaccggcGTGCCGCGCTGCTCCTCGCTGCCCCACCACGAGctcggcggcgccatggctgcacGTAGGAGCTAGCGGCCGATCTCCCGATCAGTGGACGCGCTCTCGGAGGCGCAGCCGTTTAAGCGTGTTGCTCCCGAGAACACCACAGCCCCCTCTGCCTGGCCTTTCGAAGACCTTTGGCTGTGCTAGTGAAGTGATGGTGCTAGTTgctagcagcagcagctgctgctgtctAGATCTTCAGTTTCTTACCTCAGGTGAACTTAATCACCTGCAAACATCATAGCATATACTGATTATGAACTTGCCAAATGTAGTCTTAACAGTGAACAAAAGGATCTACTGATCAGACCATGCATTACATACCTTGTAACCTGATGAGAGAAGCCTAGCTTCTTCTGAGCTTCAGATCCAAGAAAGGTACGGTGTGACGAGTACTACTGCCTCGGACGACGAGGCAATGCACACAGAGCCACACACGGACTTTCGCGAGCACGCACGCACACTCTCACAAGAGCACACACTCTGGTGTCTAGAGATGAGCTCACACACAGTGGCTAGCTGGTCGAGTTTGAGGAAAGTAGAGATACAGTGGAGAGTAGTAGTGAGTAGCTTGGctggctgctactgctactgctgtacTACAGGCTCCAGACTCTAGACTCCAGAGTAAAGCCTCATGGAGTCCACTGGGAGGGTTTTATAGAGCAGGAGAGAGGTCTGCACCGCAAGTAGTCACACTACCGGTAGACACTGCCAATCTCTCTTTTCTTTATTAGAAAAATTGAGAAAAAAATTGGAAAAAAATAatcacgtttttttttttttttgcagtagCGTAGTAGAGGCTGCAAGGCTTTGACCTGATTTGTGCATTAAATTCATGTTAGGGGTGTTACATGCTGCTTTGACTTGGCGGGGGATCGAGCCAGGAATCTGCCATTGCCAGCACCGTGTTCGTCGATCGAGCCCATGCCATGTGGGGTCTTTTAATGAACCACAGGCCGCAAGCCCGTTGCGTTGGTAGAGAGGGATAGATCCAGCCTCTCTGGCTTACATCTCAACTAAGTACTGGAGTACGTAGTATATTACTACTGCTAATCTATACTATGTGCTACAAAATGCATCATGCGTGCTAATTAAGTGTGAATTAACCGTTAGGCTCACAGCAAGTTGCGGTATCCAGCAACAAATGGTGGTAATTAAGAAGCTTCATCAGAATATCTTGGGATTgcatttctttagaacttttctaGCTAGTCTGGCATTTTTTTTTTCCTTGACGGAGTTTCTCCTGATTGGCACAGTGCTCTGCTTTGTGTCCCATCCTATGGGCCGTGTATGCAAGTTGGACGTAAGCTTACTGGACTAGGACAACTAAATTATATATGGAGACATTTTTTGTATCAATATTATAATAtatgtttatatttatacccagaTCTTTTAAGATATTTTGCTGTTGTTAGATCGCGTTTGGTTGGAGGAATTCCACCCCAATTTCACTAGTGTTCAGTTGTAAATTAGAGAGATGAGCTCATCCTCAAAGGGAATATATATTCCCTTGAGATCCTGGATGCAAGCCCCACACGGATGACCCTCCAACTCCCTCCCACTCCCCGCCTAGCATTGTTGTCCTCATGCCCGCATGACATGGAGAAGCTTGGCCTTAGTGAGATCGATTTGTGTGAAGGGGAGCTCAAATTTGCTACCAAGGAGCTCAAATGCAGCGACTTGAAGCTCGAATCCACTGGTGACAATGCCAAATATGCCCTCTCCATCAAGTATGACGTTGCCGACATGGATTTCAGTGTAAGGTAGGTATGACGGTGGGGATCCTGTGCTGCCATGGTTCACCAATGGCACAACAAGGTGTGGGCGACAGTGCTGCTACATGGGTGGTGTGGGTGGGTAGGGCATCCTCGCCACATTTAGGCATCCTGCACAACCTGTAGGTGGAAGGCAAGGAAAATGAGGGGAAGGAAGGGGAGAGACATTTGATTGTTTTGCACGCCCCACTATTAACTATGGATAACAAAGGGACCATTCCATCACATCCGTCCAACCAAACAAAAAACAACTAGAACCATTTTATGCATCTAAACAAATAGAAAAGATGAAACCATCTCATCTCTAAAACAGGAGACAGATTCATCCTATACTAACTCACTCTCAAACCAAATAAATCCTTAATgtaaatttactatgtatttatgtTTATATCCACATTTTCATTACATTTCATAAAATTATGTACATGTAATTCTCAATCCCATTAAGAGAAATACAATGATCTTTTACAAGGATATTTAGGCCCTATTTATTTTGACTAGAGATTCTAGCTAGTACACAACTTGTGGATTGTGAAAAGTTAGTGTAAAATGCTCAAGGTTCAAAAACTCATAGTTGTTTACCAGCCTAGACTTTAGCTTATGGTTTCTTTCTCTCCTTTTCTCACTTACATGTAGGCCATCATTTATCTTCTTCCAACCTCTGTGCCTTCGTCCCCACATCTATATGTGGCAACCGTAGTTGGGCATGCGGTCTCAGCCTGATCCCAACAAACAAACAAGGTTATAGACTATGCCTGCAAATTGTACATAGGTTTATTGGCCTCAATTTCAACTAAACCACATAAGGAGATTATTACATAGACTTATATTTGTATCTGATTCTTTTTAGACACTTTGCCATTATTAATTAATTTTGCTTCGCCATGGCTTTCAAAAGGAAAATACACGTCACTATTCATTTCACTTTGTATCCACATTTTCATACAGTTCAAAAGCTAGGTGCATGCAATTCTTAATCCTAGAAAGAGAAATGCAACAAGTTTTCCAAATTTACATATTCTTATTTTAACTAAACATTGTAaagcataatttttggaatttgaATTGTGAAAAGGTGGATCGTAAAAGGTTGAAGGTTCAAAAGCTTATAGGTGTTTAGCAATCTGGTATCAACCTATGGCTTCTTTCTCTCCACTACTAAGTTTTGATCCTTGGACAATGACAAACGTTGCAATAAGGTCAAATGGTTGCAATATGTACCCTTTGCAACCAATTCGTGTTTGTTGGGAGGTGTGGCAAGTATTGACGTGGTCTAAAGTTTGCGACTCGGATTTATGTTTTCGTTGCGATACATATGTCAGTAGCTGCGACATTGGGTCATCACAATAGATAATAGAGACCACGCCTGATATCGTGGCAACAGAGGCTATGGCCACAGCTATCGACGTGGCGATAGTTTTTATTGCCACGAGATGGACCATTGCAATAGATAACAGATGCCATGCATGATATCATGGCAATAAATACTATTGCGACGACTATCGACGTGGTGATAGTTTAT
This DNA window, taken from Miscanthus floridulus cultivar M001 chromosome 13, ASM1932011v1, whole genome shotgun sequence, encodes the following:
- the LOC136501319 gene encoding probable xyloglucan glycosyltransferase 3 encodes the protein MAPPSSWWGSEEQRGTPVVVKMDNPYSLVEIDGPGMPPSDKARGKNAKQFTWVLLLRAHRAVGCVAWLAGGFWGVLGAVNRRVRRSRDADDEPDAEASGRGRVMLRFLSAFLLLSLAMLAFETVAHLKGWQFPQHLPGNLQELEEQLQHLPEHLRHLPENLRHLPDHLRVPERQEIQGWLHRAYVAWLEFRVDYIAWAIQKLSSFCILLFMVQSVDRIVQCLACFWIKIRGIKPRIPAASSGIKPRGTARKSADVENNGDADDDADGYFPMVLIQMPMCNEKEVYETSISHVCELDWPRDRLLIQVLDDSDDEVCQMLIKAEVTKWSQRGVNVIYRHRLSRTGYKAGNLKSAMACDYVKDYEFVAIFDADFQPNPDFLKLTVPHFKEDPELGLVQARWSFVNKDENLLTRLQNINLCFHFEVEQQVSGVYLNFFGFNGTAGVWRIKALEDSGGWMERTTVEDMDIAVRAHLNGWKFIFLNDVKVLCELPESYQAYRKQQHRWHSGPMQLFRLCIPAIFRSKIPFWKKANLVMLFFLLRKLVLPFYSFTLFCVILPLTMFVPEAELPVWVICYIPVLMSLLNIMPAPKSFPFIIPYLLFENTMSVTKFNAMVSGLFQLGSSYEWIVTKKAGRTSSASDILALAEADAHAPPPAKLVRGVSEGGLQEWGRLREQEAAEWANKEDAAAALAAAAAAAPATPKKSSKAKKPNRIFKKELALACLLLTAATRSLLSKQGLHFYFLLFQGVTFLAVGLDLIGEQVS